The Zalophus californianus isolate mZalCal1 chromosome X, mZalCal1.pri.v2, whole genome shotgun sequence genome window below encodes:
- the SRPX2 gene encoding sushi repeat-containing protein SRPX2 isoform X2, whose protein sequence is MRGAERKEKKEKEREHQKKYKTGSGYYPDESYNEVYAEEVPRAPALDYRVPRWCYTLNIQDGEATCYSPRGGNYHSSLGTRCELSCDRGFRLIGRRSVQCLPSRRWSGTAYCRQMRCHALPFITSGTYTCTNGVLLDSRCDYSCASGYHLEGDRSRICMEDGRWSGGEPVCVDIDPPKIRCPHSREKIAEPEKLTARVYWDPPLVKDSADGTITRVTLRGPEPGSHFPEGEHVIRYTAYDRAYNRASCKFIVKVQVRRCPPLKPPQHGYLTCTSAGDNYGATCEYHCDGGYERQGTPSRVCQSSRQWSGSPPICAPMKINVNVNSAAGLLDQFYEKQRLLIISAPDPSNRYYKMQISMLQQCTCGLDLRHVTIIELVGQPPQEVGRIREQQLSANIIEELRQFQRLTPSYFNMVLIDKQGIDRERYMEPVTPEEIFTFIDDYLLSNQELIQRREQRDMCE, encoded by the exons GTTCGGGCTACTACCCAGATGAAAGCTACAATGAAGTATATGCTGAAGAGGTCCCACGGGCTCCTGCCCTAGACTACCGAG TCCCCCGATGGTGTTATACATTAAATATCCAGGATGGAGAAGCCACATGCTACTCTCCGAGGGGAGGAAATTATCACAGCAGCCTGGGTACTCGTTGTGAGCTCTCCTGTGACCGGGGCTTTCGACTGATCGGACGAAGGTCGGTGCAATGCCTGCCAAGCCGCCGTTGGTCTGGAACTGCCTACTGCAGGC AGATGCGATGCCACGCGCTGCCATTCATCACTAGTGGTACTTACACCTGCACAAACGGTGTGCTCCTTGACTCCCGCTGTGACTACAGTTGTGCCAGTGGCTACCACTTGGAAGGTGACCGCAGCCGAATCTGCATGGAAGATGGGCGATGGAGTGGAGGCGAGCCCGTATGTGTAG ACATAGATCCCCCCAAGATCCGTTGTCCCCACTCCCGTGAGAAGATTGCAGAGCCGGAGAAACTGACCGCTCGAGTATATTGGGACCCGCCCTTGGTGAAAGACTCTGCCGATGGGACTATCACCAG GGTGACACTTCGGGGCCCTGAGCCTGGCTCTCACTTTCCCGAAGGAGAGCATGTGATTCGTTACACTGCCTACGATCGAGCCTATAACCGAGCCAGCTGCAAGTTCATTGTGAAAGTACAAG TGAGACGCTGCCCACCGCTAAAACCGCCACAGCATGGCTACCTCACCTGCACCTCGGCAGGGGACAACTATGGTGCCACCTGTGAATACCACTGTGATGGAGGTTATGAACGCCAAGGAACCCCCTCCCGGGTCTGCCAGTCCAGCCGTCAGTGGTCAGGATCACCACCCATCTGTGCCC CCATGAAGATTAATGTCAATGTCAACTCTGCCGCTGGCCTTCTGGATCAGTTCTATGAGAAACAGCGACTCCTCATCATCTCAGCTCCTGATCCCTCCAACCGATATTATAAAATGCAGATCTCTATGCTGCAG caATGCACCTGTGGACTGGACCTGCGCCACGTGACCATCATTGAACTGGTGGGGCAGCCACCTCAGGAGGTGGGGCGCATCCGGGAGCAACAGCTATCAGCCAACATCATCGAGGAGCTCAG GCAATTTCAGCGTCTCACTCCCTCCTACTTCAACATGGTGTTGATTGACAAGCAGGGAATTGACCGAGAACGCTACATGGAACCTGTCACCCCCGAGGAAATCTTCACATTCATTGATGACTACCTACTGAGCAACCAGGAGCTGATCCAGCGCCGGGAGCAAAGGGACATGTGCGAGTGA
- the SRPX2 gene encoding sushi repeat-containing protein SRPX2 isoform X1 codes for MAGQLTQRGALSLLLFLTPAVTPTWYAGSGYYPDESYNEVYAEEVPRAPALDYRVPRWCYTLNIQDGEATCYSPRGGNYHSSLGTRCELSCDRGFRLIGRRSVQCLPSRRWSGTAYCRQMRCHALPFITSGTYTCTNGVLLDSRCDYSCASGYHLEGDRSRICMEDGRWSGGEPVCVDIDPPKIRCPHSREKIAEPEKLTARVYWDPPLVKDSADGTITRVTLRGPEPGSHFPEGEHVIRYTAYDRAYNRASCKFIVKVQVRRCPPLKPPQHGYLTCTSAGDNYGATCEYHCDGGYERQGTPSRVCQSSRQWSGSPPICAPMKINVNVNSAAGLLDQFYEKQRLLIISAPDPSNRYYKMQISMLQQCTCGLDLRHVTIIELVGQPPQEVGRIREQQLSANIIEELRQFQRLTPSYFNMVLIDKQGIDRERYMEPVTPEEIFTFIDDYLLSNQELIQRREQRDMCE; via the exons GTTCGGGCTACTACCCAGATGAAAGCTACAATGAAGTATATGCTGAAGAGGTCCCACGGGCTCCTGCCCTAGACTACCGAG TCCCCCGATGGTGTTATACATTAAATATCCAGGATGGAGAAGCCACATGCTACTCTCCGAGGGGAGGAAATTATCACAGCAGCCTGGGTACTCGTTGTGAGCTCTCCTGTGACCGGGGCTTTCGACTGATCGGACGAAGGTCGGTGCAATGCCTGCCAAGCCGCCGTTGGTCTGGAACTGCCTACTGCAGGC AGATGCGATGCCACGCGCTGCCATTCATCACTAGTGGTACTTACACCTGCACAAACGGTGTGCTCCTTGACTCCCGCTGTGACTACAGTTGTGCCAGTGGCTACCACTTGGAAGGTGACCGCAGCCGAATCTGCATGGAAGATGGGCGATGGAGTGGAGGCGAGCCCGTATGTGTAG ACATAGATCCCCCCAAGATCCGTTGTCCCCACTCCCGTGAGAAGATTGCAGAGCCGGAGAAACTGACCGCTCGAGTATATTGGGACCCGCCCTTGGTGAAAGACTCTGCCGATGGGACTATCACCAG GGTGACACTTCGGGGCCCTGAGCCTGGCTCTCACTTTCCCGAAGGAGAGCATGTGATTCGTTACACTGCCTACGATCGAGCCTATAACCGAGCCAGCTGCAAGTTCATTGTGAAAGTACAAG TGAGACGCTGCCCACCGCTAAAACCGCCACAGCATGGCTACCTCACCTGCACCTCGGCAGGGGACAACTATGGTGCCACCTGTGAATACCACTGTGATGGAGGTTATGAACGCCAAGGAACCCCCTCCCGGGTCTGCCAGTCCAGCCGTCAGTGGTCAGGATCACCACCCATCTGTGCCC CCATGAAGATTAATGTCAATGTCAACTCTGCCGCTGGCCTTCTGGATCAGTTCTATGAGAAACAGCGACTCCTCATCATCTCAGCTCCTGATCCCTCCAACCGATATTATAAAATGCAGATCTCTATGCTGCAG caATGCACCTGTGGACTGGACCTGCGCCACGTGACCATCATTGAACTGGTGGGGCAGCCACCTCAGGAGGTGGGGCGCATCCGGGAGCAACAGCTATCAGCCAACATCATCGAGGAGCTCAG GCAATTTCAGCGTCTCACTCCCTCCTACTTCAACATGGTGTTGATTGACAAGCAGGGAATTGACCGAGAACGCTACATGGAACCTGTCACCCCCGAGGAAATCTTCACATTCATTGATGACTACCTACTGAGCAACCAGGAGCTGATCCAGCGCCGGGAGCAAAGGGACATGTGCGAGTGA